The region TCTCCGGCGGCCGGGTCGGGGTGTCCTTCGCGTCGGGCTGGCACGCCGACGACTACGTGCTGCGGCCGGAGAACTACCAGGACCGCCGTCAGTTGCTCGTGGAGCACGTGGAGACCGTGCGCAGCCTGTGGCGCGGCGAGTCGGCAACCTTCACCAACGGCGTCGGCGAACCGAAGGCCGTCAAGATCTTCCCGCCGCCGGTGCAGCGGGAGCTGCCGGTGTGGGTGACCAGCGCGGGCGGCGTGGAGACCTTCCGCGCGGCCGGCCGGCTGGGCGCGGGCGTGCTCACCCACCTGCTGGACCAGGACCTCGACGGCCTGGCCGAGAAGCTCACCGAGTACCGCAAGGCGCTGGCCGAGCGGCCGGGCGCGGACGGGTGGCCGGGGCACGTCGCCCTGATGATCCACACCTACCTGGACGACGACGAGGACCGCGCCCGCGAGCTGGTCCGCGCGCCGCTGAGCGACTACATGCGCAGCTCGCTGCACCTGCTGCTCAACGCGCAGCTCGACGGGCGGCGCAAGATCGACGTGTCCAAGCTGTCCGACGAGGACACCGCGTTCATGGTCGAGCGCGCGTTCGACCGGTACTTCGACTTCGGCCTGCTGGGGACCGTGCCCAAGGCGGCGGCGGCGATCGAGCAGTTCCGCTCGATCGGCGTGGACGAGGTCGCCTGCCTGATCGACTTCGGGCTGCCCGCCGACTCGGTGCTCTCCGGCCTGGTGAAGCTGGACGAGCTGCGCCGCGCGGCGGTGGCCGGGTGACCGGGCGTGGCGGGATCGTCGACTTCGCGGTGGCGTTCCCGCAGGGGCGGCTGACCGTGCAGGAGATGCACGAGCGGTCCGGCGTGTCGGTGCCGGAGATCCTGGAGGTCACGCACTGCGCCGAGTTCCCGGTGCTGGGCGAGGACGAGCAGGCGTGGGAGCTGGCGGTCGACGCCGCCGGCACCGCCCTGGAGCGCACCGGCACCGACCCCGACGACATCAGCCGGGTGATCTACGCGGGCGCGGGCTACTGGGACTCGCCGGCGTGGTCGCCGGCCGCCAAGGTCGCCGACGAGCTCGGCGTCACCGGCGCGCACTGCTTCGAGGTGACGAACTTCTGCAACGCCTTCACCCTGGGGCTGCGGCTGGCGGTGGACGGGCTGACGCCCGGCGCGGGTGAGCGGGTGCTGGTCGTCGCGGCCGAGCGGTTCTCCGGCGCGGTCGA is a window of Saccharothrix espanaensis DSM 44229 DNA encoding:
- a CDS encoding MupA/Atu3671 family FMN-dependent luciferase-like monooxygenase codes for the protein MDFSLFYFANDSAAEGDRYRLLLEGAKFADANGFSAVWTPERHFHPFGGLYPNPAVTSAAIAAVTERVQIRAGSVVAPLHHPLRIAEEWSVVDNLSGGRVGVSFASGWHADDYVLRPENYQDRRQLLVEHVETVRSLWRGESATFTNGVGEPKAVKIFPPPVQRELPVWVTSAGGVETFRAAGRLGAGVLTHLLDQDLDGLAEKLTEYRKALAERPGADGWPGHVALMIHTYLDDDEDRARELVRAPLSDYMRSSLHLLLNAQLDGRRKIDVSKLSDEDTAFMVERAFDRYFDFGLLGTVPKAAAAIEQFRSIGVDEVACLIDFGLPADSVLSGLVKLDELRRAAVAG